Genomic DNA from Alphaproteobacteria bacterium:
GATGATGGCGAAAATCCAAGCGATGCGGTCTGGCGCGAATTGCGGGAAGAAGTTGGCACAGGCAAAGCGGATATTATCGCCGAAAGCAAAGATTGGCTGTATTACGATTTGCCATCCGATTTGCAGAAAAAATTATGGGGCGGAAAATATATTGGCCAACGGCAAAAATGGTTTGCCATGCGATTTACCGGGGTCGATGCCGATATTAAAATCGACGCGGACGCCAAGCCGGAATTTATAACTTGGCAATGGGCGCAACCCAATCAATTGCTGGATTTAATCGTGCCGTTCAAACGCGATGTTTACGCGCGGGTTTTGCAGGAATTTAAAAATTTACTATCCTAGGCAACTTTAATCATATCGATATGCATAATGCCAAGATCGTCATAAGGTTTGCCGCACGGCATAAAACCAAGATTGGAATAAAATTTCTCTAGCCGTTCTTGCGCACCGATTTTTATTGGAATGCCGGGAAATAATTCTGTCGATTTTTCCAGCGCCGCGGTCATTAATTGTTGCCCCAATCCTTGGCCGCGGAATTTTTGATCGGTGATAACGCGCTGAATTTTCACTTCGCTGCCCATATGATGTGGCGGCAGCAACCGCGCATAAGCGGCCAATTCCGGACCCTGCCATAAACATAAATGCCAGGAAACTTGATCCAAATTATCCAGATCTGCCCAAGGACAATTTTGTTCAACCACAAATACATCGATACGCAGTTTTAAAATGGCATAAAGTTCATTCAAACTAAGCTGATCGAATTTCTTCCAGACCGGCTGCTGCATTACGCTGCCTGTTTCAAATCATTCGCCAGTTTGTGCAGATTTTTTTGCATTTTTTTGTACGCCAGCGTTGTCAGCCAGGAATTCAATTTCCCGCCCGCTTTGAGGCCAGTTGCTTTCAATACCATACCAACCGCGCGCTCGATATGGTGGCGGCGGTAATAGGAATAAGCGCCGAACATATAGCGTTTATTGAATAATTCCCGGTCATAAGCTGTATTGTCGTTGGCCGCAAGATTGCCGGAATAATAGGCATAGGATAATTCATCATCCTCGGTTTCACTGATCCTGCCGATGGCGATCATCAATCGGCGCGGGAAAGAAATTTTTTCAATCGCCACATATTTTTTAAAATATTGGTAAAATAATTTGTAATGCCGGAATTCATCCGCGGCGATATGGCGGCAAATATCTTTTAATACCGGCTCGTCGGTCGATTCCATCAGCGCCGTGTAATAGGAACTGGTTCCGGTTTCGACAATACAACGCGCAATCATCTCGCCAGCGCGCGATCCGCGCGCGGAAACGCCAGCCTGCACTGGAATTTGATAACCGGAGGTAAATTTTTGGAACGCATCTTCTAAATTGAATGTTGGATCGTATAATGACGCCCACTTACCAAGGCTTTGCCCGTGTTGAATTTCTTCAATCCCCCAATCGCGCGCGGACGCGCAAAAATCGGGGTCATCCGCGAATACGGGTACCAAATGATCGGCATATTGTCCGCCATTATATTCCACCAACGCGGCGGCCTTGATCAATGGCACAATAGCAGGATCAACTTTGGACCTGTCGAATTTTTCCCAATCAATATCGGTTTGATAATCCCAATGTTTCATTTTATCTTCCGTGTGTTGCTGGCTGTTTTGTTATAATCGGCCGAGATGTTGTTTCTGGCTTATCTTTCATCGCCAATACCCCCGATACCAATACAACAGCTGTCACAATCATATAATAACCCCACCCAGCCCTAGTCAAAGGCGCGTTGCGTGCGTTGCGATCCCCCAAGACCATTGCCCAACCATATGTTATTTGATCCATAACTCTCATCCTTACTTATATTTTAATTGCTTGGACCATTACTTTTGAATAAAAAGGGGGCAAAAATGCCCCCTGATTCCAGCCAAATGCTTGTAAGTTAAGCGGCACCGGCACGACGGCGGCGAGCATCCAAGAATTTCGCGGCGCCTTGATCGATGCTGTGGATTGGACGATTTTTCTCGTCCGTTGGAACTTCTTGCGGGATCCAGTTGCCGGCTGCGGCCGCTGGAACGCTGGCATAGGTCAAAATTTGAATAACATCGCCGGATTTCGCCAATTGGCTGCATCCGCCGTTAGTTTGAATAACGCCAGAGGCTTTTTTGCCTGGCAAAGCGTATGTGGTGAAATGAGCGCCAGTGGTGATATTGATGACTTGAACTTCCTGAAACTTGCCAATGCCAGCCATTTCCATCAATTTTTCATCGATGGTGATACCACCGTCGATATCGGAATCCGTGTCGGTAACTTTCACGCGCTGAATTTTACCGGAAAGCATTGTAATCATCATGTGCTCAATCTCCCTATTTTGTTTAGGCCGCGACGGCCAACATGGCTTCGCAAACTTTTAACTCGGTGATCAAGGTATCTTGGGTCGGATCTTCTTGCAATTTTTTTGTAATATTTTCGATACGGGATACAACTTGTT
This window encodes:
- a CDS encoding RNA pyrophosphohydrolase; its protein translation is MILKSDTRHLTPSRYRPGVGIMLLNKNREVFVGQRADKIADAWQMPQGGIDDGENPSDAVWRELREEVGTGKADIIAESKDWLYYDLPSDLQKKLWGGKYIGQRQKWFAMRFTGVDADIKIDADAKPEFITWQWAQPNQLLDLIVPFKRDVYARVLQEFKNLLS
- a CDS encoding ferritin-like domain-containing protein, with protein sequence MKHWDYQTDIDWEKFDRSKVDPAIVPLIKAAALVEYNGGQYADHLVPVFADDPDFCASARDWGIEEIQHGQSLGKWASLYDPTFNLEDAFQKFTSGYQIPVQAGVSARGSRAGEMIARCIVETGTSSYYTALMESTDEPVLKDICRHIAADEFRHYKLFYQYFKKYVAIEKISFPRRLMIAIGRISETEDDELSYAYYSGNLAANDNTAYDRELFNKRYMFGAYSYYRRHHIERAVGMVLKATGLKAGGKLNSWLTTLAYKKMQKNLHKLANDLKQAA
- a CDS encoding GNAT family N-acetyltransferase — protein: MQQPVWKKFDQLSLNELYAILKLRIDVFVVEQNCPWADLDNLDQVSWHLCLWQGPELAAYARLLPPHHMGSEVKIQRVITDQKFRGQGLGQQLMTAALEKSTELFPGIPIKIGAQERLEKFYSNLGFMPCGKPYDDLGIMHIDMIKVA
- a CDS encoding aspartate 1-decarboxylase (Converts L-aspartate to beta-alanine and provides the major route of beta-alanine production in bacteria. Beta-alanine is essential for the biosynthesis of pantothenate (vitamin B5)) codes for the protein MMITMLSGKIQRVKVTDTDSDIDGGITIDEKLMEMAGIGKFQEVQVINITTGAHFTTYALPGKKASGVIQTNGGCSQLAKSGDVIQILTYASVPAAAAGNWIPQEVPTDEKNRPIHSIDQGAAKFLDARRRRAGAA